The genomic segment AGGAAGACGTCCGCCGAACGCTGATAGAGCTGGCACGACAACTTGCCGTTCGCGACATAGAACTGGAATAGCAGGTGGCAAGGCGGCAGCGCCATCTTGTCGACGTCCGCCGGATTCCAGGCGGTCACGATCAGCCGACGCGAATCCGGGGTGCGCTTGATCATGTCGATGACCTTGGCGATCTGGTCGATGCTGCCGCCGTCGGGTGTCGGCCAGGAGCGCCACTGATGGCCGTAGACCGGACCGAGATCGCCATTGGCGTCCGCCCACTCGTCCCAGATCGTGACGCCGTTGTCGCGCAGATATTTGATGTTGGTGTCGCCCTTCAGGAACCAGAGCAGCTCATGCACGATCGCCTTCAGCGGCAGCCGCTTGGTTGTCAGCATCGGGAAGCCGGCCGACAAATTGAAGCGCATCTGATGGCCGAACACCGAGAGCGTGCCGGTGCCGGTCCGGTCGGTCTTCTCGACGCCGTCTGAAAGAATCCGCTCGAGCAGGTCCTGATACTGGTGCATGTTGCGACTGAGCCTTTGGGGAGGCGGCGAACTTAGCGGCCGCCCCCGCGCTGCAACAGCGGCGATTCGCTGTCCCCGTCGATTATACCCGGAAAAGTGAGTGTTCCCGGCACAAACGACAAGGGGGCGAAACTCAGCGTTCCGCCCCTCGCCTAGCGCCTTGATCGCTTTCGCTTAATTTGCCGGCTTGAGCACCGGGCTCCACTTCGCGATCTCGTTCTTGACCAGGGTCGCCAGCGCCTCCGGGGTTCGGTCCTTCGGCGCGGGGATGACGCTGCCGAGTTCGAGCAGGCGCTTCTTCACAGTCTCGTCGTCGAGTGCCTTGACGGCGGCGGCGTTCACACTTGCCACGATCGCAGGCGAGGTTCCCTTGGGCGCGAACATCGCGTTCCAGGCCTGAGCCTGGAATGCCGGCAGGCCAGCTTCCGCCGTGGTCGGCACGTTCGGCAGCGACGGGTTGCGCTCGGCCGTGGCGATCGCATAGGCCTTGATGGTGCCGGCATTGATCTGCGGGACGGCGTTGACGATCTGGTCGCACATGTAGTCGACCTGACCCGCCACCAGCGCATTCATCGCAGGTCCCGTCCCGTTGAAGGGCACGCCGACCGGCTTGATGTCGAGGATCGAGTGCAGAAGCTCGCACGAGACGTGCGAAACCGAGCCGACGCCGGCATGCGCGGCGTTCACCTTCTCGGCATTCGCCTTCACATAGGTGACGAACTCCTTGAGGTCCTTCGGCGGAAAGTCCTTGCGCGCCAGGATCAGGATCGGCGTGCCCGCCAGCAGGGCGATCGGCTCGAAGTCTTTCTCGGGCTGATAGGCCAGCTTCGGATAGAGCGGCACAGAGGCGGCATGCGTGCCCATATGCCCGGTGATCAGCGTATAGCCATCATTGGCCGCACGCGCTGCACGCGTCGTGGCAGTGGTGCCGCCGGCACCCACGACGTTCTCGATGATGATGCTCTGCCCCAGCGTCTGCGCCATGTGCCCGGTGACGATCCGTGAGATCACGTCAGTCGGCCCGCCAGCCGCGAAGGGCACGATCATGGTAATGCTGCGCGTCGGATAGGTCTGCGCCTCAGCCGTTGCGATAAAGGCGCCCAGCGATGCTATCGCTGCTGCACATGCGCCTGCGAGCGCGCGAATGAACGTCATGGCGATCCCCCTTTGGACACAATAAAATGCCGGCCCAAAGGCCGGCATTTCCATTTCACAAAGCCGTAA from the Bradyrhizobium sp. WBAH42 genome contains:
- a CDS encoding thymidylate synthase; the protein is MHQYQDLLERILSDGVEKTDRTGTGTLSVFGHQMRFNLSAGFPMLTTKRLPLKAIVHELLWFLKGDTNIKYLRDNGVTIWDEWADANGDLGPVYGHQWRSWPTPDGGSIDQIAKVIDMIKRTPDSRRLIVTAWNPADVDKMALPPCHLLFQFYVANGKLSCQLYQRSADVFLGVPFNIASYALLTMMVAQVTGLKPGDFVHSLGDTHLYSNHLEQARLQLSRAPRALPVMRINPDVKDIFSFRYEDFELVGYDPHPHIKAEVAV
- a CDS encoding tripartite tricarboxylate transporter substrate binding protein BugD, producing the protein MTFIRALAGACAAAIASLGAFIATAEAQTYPTRSITMIVPFAAGGPTDVISRIVTGHMAQTLGQSIIIENVVGAGGTTATTRAARAANDGYTLITGHMGTHAASVPLYPKLAYQPEKDFEPIALLAGTPILILARKDFPPKDLKEFVTYVKANAEKVNAAHAGVGSVSHVSCELLHSILDIKPVGVPFNGTGPAMNALVAGQVDYMCDQIVNAVPQINAGTIKAYAIATAERNPSLPNVPTTAEAGLPAFQAQAWNAMFAPKGTSPAIVASVNAAAVKALDDETVKKRLLELGSVIPAPKDRTPEALATLVKNEIAKWSPVLKPAN